The Pseudoalteromonas tunicata genome segment GGTATGGTATCGGGTATTACGTTTACAGCAGGTTATATCATTTACTTCAAATTCATCAGCCCAGAGCTTAACTCTCCGGTTAACTGGTTATTTGGAATTTCGCCAGAAGGTATCGGCTTAATTGGTATGATAGTGAATTTTGTAGTGGCGGTTGCGGTACTAAAAGTAACAACTGGTACACCTATTGAAGTTCAAGAAATGGTTGAAAGTATTCGTAACCCTAAAGGTTCTGAAGCAGCTCACGACCACTAGTTCAATAAGTGATAGAGATAAAGCTCGACTATGGTCGAGCTTTTTTTTTCGCAGTTATTGCGTACAGTGTTTAGTGACACAACCGATAGGTAATAGACATGACCATAGAGCAAAAAGAGTTACTTCGATTTATTGTCGCCCAAGCGCCGTTTACAGAATTAGCCCCTGCGGCAGCTGAGTATTTTGTTGCTCATTTGCAAGTTGTCTACATCAGCCGCGAAAATCAACATCAGTGGCTAAATACCGCAGAACCAAACCTATACCTTATTCGCTCAGGTTCTTTTGATTTAATTGAGCCGAGTGGCGAACTAGTGGCCCGTTTGTCTGAAGGGGAATACTTTGGTTTTCCCTCGTTATTAACCGGCGATGAAATAAAAAACCGCTTACAAGTTCAAACCGATGGCATTGTTTATTTGCTCAATCAAGAGAGTTTTGATTTTTTACGTCATCAATACAAAGGGTTTGAACAATATTTTGTCCGAGCTCATGCTAATCGTTTGTTATCGTCTCACTATAAAACTCGCGCCGATAATTGGTCTGAGCGTCGCATTTCGCAAGTGATGCATAAAGGTGCGGTCACGCTTTCACCCGACGCCAGTATTAGGCAAACTGCAAAAAAAATGAGCCAGCACGGAGTCTCATCGATTATGGTGATGGAAAACGATCGCCTCGTTGGTGTAGTGACTGACCGTGATTTACGTAACCGTGTTTTGGCGACTGAAATTGACCCAAAAGAATCTGTCAGTTTAATAATGAGCGCCAAACCGAAATATATATTTGAAAACAATCGAGTCTTTTCTGCACTGCATTTAATGCTGCGTCATAATATTCATCACTTACCTGTGCTTGATGAGAACCATAAACCACTAGGCATGCTCACCAGCACTGATTTATTACGCCAACAAAAATCCGACCCAGTTCAATTAATTGGCCGCATTTATAAAGCGGCTACCGTGGCTGAAGTAAAACGTTATGCCTTTGAAATTCCTGAATTACTGCTCGGTTTTTCGAATAAAGTTGAAGATATTAGCTTAATGGGTAAGTTGCTCAGCGGCATTACCGATGCACTGACGTCTCGGCTTATTTATTTATATCAAGAAGATTTTGGTGCAGCGCCAACGCCTTTTAGCTGGATTTGTTTTGGCTCACAAGCGCGTGAAGAGCAAACTTTGCATTCAGATCAAGATAATGGCTTGTTGTTACCCGATGAAATAACCCCAGCACAATACGACTACTTTGCTGCAATGGGCCGTTTTGTCTGTGAGCATTTAACACTTTGCGGCATTGCTAAATGCCCGGGTAATATTATGGCCAGCGAGCCACAATGTTGTTTATCACTTTCTCATTGGCTCGCTAAATTTTCTCATTGGATCAAAAGTCCTTCTCCGAGCGCCATTTTAAATTGCAAAATATTTTTTGATTTACGTTTTGTTGAAGGCTCAAGTGAGTTGTACAAAAACTTTAATCAAAAACTGACCGATATGAGTAAAGACCAAATATTTTTTGCCTCTATGGCCACTGATATTAATAACAACTCAGTGCCGATTGGGTTGTTTAATCAATTCAAATTAGAGCAAACGGAGCAAAAGCATAAATACCTTGATTTAAAAAAGCGCGGCGTAGTGATCATTAACGATATTGTCCGCCTGTATGCTTTAAATAGTGGTGTGAGAGCTGCTAATACGGTTGAGCGAGTTGATGCTTTAGTCAAAATACTTCCTCACAATAAAAAGGATTTGTACGACTTAAAAGACTGCTGGCGATTTTTAACGCAGTTGCGCTTACGCAGCCAAATTAACCAAGAAGGATTACCAAGTAATTGTATTAACCCTGAAGCCCTGACATCGCTTGAGAAACATCAGCTTAAAGAGGCTTTTTATTTAGTGAAACAAGCTCAGCAAGCGGCGGCGTTTAAATTTGCCCGTGGCAGTTTGTAATGTGATAACCCGTTAGAAATCAAACAGGGGATGGTTTGATTAGATTGAATTTTTAGCTAGGTCGTTTCGATGATTTACCTAGCACTTTAGAAGGAAGGCGATTTTGACAATGTTGAACGCATTAAAACGTTTTTTCGGCATTAAAATTGAGCAACAAGAAGCTTTAGCGCAAAACTGTTATCGCGCTAAATATTTAGTGATTGATTTAGAGCTTACAGGGCTTGATCCGAAAGTAGATGAAATAGTCTCATTGGCTTGGTTACCCATTGAAGAACAACGCATTATTGTTGGGCGCAGTGAGCATTTTATTAACTGTGAAGTAAATGAGTTAAAACAAAGCCCAATTTTTCATGGTATTGACCGTTTTGCGGTTAAAGGTGGGGTGCCTTTGCGCCAAGCATTACTGGAGCTACAACCGTTATTGGATGATCATGTATTAGTTTTTCATAATGCAGAACTCGACTGGGCGTTTTTAAAGGCGGCATTTCAAAACGCCAATTTATTACTTAGCTCATCGGTAATGCTCGATACCATGAAAATAGAATACAAGCGCTTAATGAATCAAGGGCATGAAATAGCGAGCGATGACTTAAATTTAGCTCGGTGTCGCAGTCGTTATCAACTACCTGAATATTTGACGCATAATGCCCTCACTGATGCGCTGGCAACGGCGGAGCTTTTTTTAGCTCAGCTGAACCAAATTGCAGGAGCGAAAGGCTTAACGCTTAAACATTTAGTGTAAATGTATTGAAGATAATTTTGATTGGGTGATTAGTCGTTTAAAATGGCAAATTAAACGTGAGAGGCTTTTATCTTTGGGGTGAAATCGTTAGTATTTGGCCACCATAATAAGAGCAGAACACCATGAAAAAATTATCTTTATTAACACTGGCTGTCTTAGCCACAAGCGCTTTTGCTGACGAAGGCCAATGGCAGCCGCACCAATTAGCCGATTTACAAGCCGAATTCACCCGAGTCGGTATTGAACTGCCCGCTAAACAAGTGGCGCAACTTGATCAATATCCGCTTAATGCAGTTGTTGGATTAGGTTACTGCTCTGCTTCTTTTGTTTCGCCACAAGGCTTGGTAGTGACAAATCATCACTGTGCATACGGCGCCATTCAAAATAATTCAACTGCACAAAAAAACTTAATCACTGAAGGTTTTTTAGCTAAAAACTTTGAACAAGAATTACCCGCAGGCCCACAAGAGCGTTTATACATCACAGAACAAGTAACTGATGTAACCGATAACGTTATTGGTACACTCAGTGCCGATTTAACCGGTAAAGCGCGCTATGATGCGATTGAAAATAACCGTAAACAGCTTATTGGTGAGTGTGAATCCGACGCTAATTATCGCTGTGTTGTGCGCTCGTTCCATCATGGTATGGAATATTTCATGATTAAGCAGTTGATGATCAAAGATGTGCGTTTAGTGTATGCACCGTCAGAAGCGATTGGTAACTACGGTGGCGATATTGATAATTACGAATACCCACGTCATACCGGTGATTTTAGCTTCGTTCGAGCTTATGTAAATAAAGAGGGTAAACCGGCTGAGTATTCTAAAGATAACGTACCTTATCAACCAAAAAGCTGGTTAAAAGTATCAGGTTCAGGTGTAAAACAAGGTGATGGTATTATCTTAGCCGGATATCCAGGCAGTACCTCGCGTTATCGTTTAACGGATGAAATAGTCTATGCCAACGATGTTGCTTATCCACTTGAAGTTGAAACTTATAATTTATTTATTGATACGGTTGAACGCGCTACCGAAAATAATCCTGAAGCAGCAGTAAAATATGCATCTCGGGTAAAAAGCACTAATAACCGTCTGAAAAAACGTTTAGGGTTATTAGACGGTTTTAAAGTTACTGATATTGCAGCAATTAAAGCTGAGCAAGAAGCGCAATTACTTGCTTGGATGAAAGCTGATATCAGCCGCGCAGAGTATTTAGCCAGTTATGATCAATTAAAATCATTACTGTTAAAAATGCAGGGCACTCAAAGCCAAGATTTATTGTATAGCTATGCTCAAAACTCTGATTTATTAGGCGCAGCGAGTCGTTTATACCGCTTAGCTAAAGAAAGCGAAAAGCCTAACGCTGCTCGTAAGATAGGCTATCAAGAACGTGACTTAAAAATGATTGAGTCGGGTTTAAAGCGTACTCAAACTAAATTTGATAGCGATGTTGATGCCAAAGTTTGGCAAGCCTTCTTGGCGTTATATTTAACGCAAAGTGAGCAATCGCGTATTAGCGCATTTGATGCGGCGCTTGGTTTAAATCCGTCGATGGATGAGGCTGCTTTGGCGGCGCTTATTAAACCGTATTATGCCGATACTGCGCTTAATACGATTGATGGTCGTTTAGCGTGGATGGGTAAGTCGGTTGCAGAGTTTGAGCAATCGAACGATCCATTTATTAAACTTGCGGTTGCACTGTATCAAACTAATTTAAAACGCGAAGAAGAATCTGATGAACTAAGTGGCTTGTTAGCGCAAGCGCGTCCACAGTTTATGAAATCAATAATCGCTTATAATCGCGAGCAAGGACGCCCAGTTTACCCAGATGCAAATGGTACATTGCGTGTTACTTATGGCTCGGTTGATGGTTATCCTGCGGCTGATGGGGTATATAAAACACCATTTACTTCTGTGCGTGGCTTAATTGCTAAAAATACCAATACAGTGCCATTTAATGCGCCAGCTAATTTAGTGGCAGCTTATAACAATAAACAGTATGGTGATTTTTATTACCAGACTTTAGATGCTACACCAGAACAAGGCTGGTTATGTTCGTTAGTGGGCTGCGAGCAACCAAAAGTCTCTGAGTTTAATTCTATTCCAGTTAACTTTTTAAGTAGCGCAGATACAACCGGCGGAAACTCAGGTTCACCGGTTATGAATGGTCGCGGAGAATTAGTTGGGTTAAACTTTGATTCAACGTATGAATCAATCACTAAAGATTGGTACTTTAATGCCAAAATTACTCGTGCTATCCATGTTGATATTCGTTATATCTTGTGGCTAATGAGTGAGGTTGATAATGCAGAAAACTTATTAGCAGAGATGGATGTGGTTAAATAATCTTCTTTAAGCTTTTGATAAGTTAATAAAATAAAAACGCTTTACCCTTTGGGATAAAGCGTTTTTTGTTGTCTTCATAAAACTAAGGATGGAAAACTTTAAAGCAGCCTTTGCCGTTGTTTTTAGCTTCGTATAACGCCGAGTCGGCATGGGAAATAAGCACCTCACCGACTTCAGTGGCAAGGGTAGTGAATGCAATGCCAATACTTATACCGCAGTGTACGGTTTGTTTTTCGTTGATATAAATAGGTTGTTGCATATCATCAATAATGCGACCTGCAATTTGGCAGAGCTCATTTTCATCAAGCGGTTGGTCGATTACAACAACAAACTCATCCCCGCCAATACGAGCAACTAAATCATAGCGTCGCATCGCTTTAATTAAGCGCTTACTTACTTCTACTAGTACAAGATCACC includes the following:
- a CDS encoding DUF294 nucleotidyltransferase-like domain-containing protein, whose product is MTIEQKELLRFIVAQAPFTELAPAAAEYFVAHLQVVYISRENQHQWLNTAEPNLYLIRSGSFDLIEPSGELVARLSEGEYFGFPSLLTGDEIKNRLQVQTDGIVYLLNQESFDFLRHQYKGFEQYFVRAHANRLLSSHYKTRADNWSERRISQVMHKGAVTLSPDASIRQTAKKMSQHGVSSIMVMENDRLVGVVTDRDLRNRVLATEIDPKESVSLIMSAKPKYIFENNRVFSALHLMLRHNIHHLPVLDENHKPLGMLTSTDLLRQQKSDPVQLIGRIYKAATVAEVKRYAFEIPELLLGFSNKVEDISLMGKLLSGITDALTSRLIYLYQEDFGAAPTPFSWICFGSQAREEQTLHSDQDNGLLLPDEITPAQYDYFAAMGRFVCEHLTLCGIAKCPGNIMASEPQCCLSLSHWLAKFSHWIKSPSPSAILNCKIFFDLRFVEGSSELYKNFNQKLTDMSKDQIFFASMATDINNNSVPIGLFNQFKLEQTEQKHKYLDLKKRGVVIINDIVRLYALNSGVRAANTVERVDALVKILPHNKKDLYDLKDCWRFLTQLRLRSQINQEGLPSNCINPEALTSLEKHQLKEAFYLVKQAQQAAAFKFARGSL
- a CDS encoding 3'-5' exonuclease, translating into MLNALKRFFGIKIEQQEALAQNCYRAKYLVIDLELTGLDPKVDEIVSLAWLPIEEQRIIVGRSEHFINCEVNELKQSPIFHGIDRFAVKGGVPLRQALLELQPLLDDHVLVFHNAELDWAFLKAAFQNANLLLSSSVMLDTMKIEYKRLMNQGHEIASDDLNLARCRSRYQLPEYLTHNALTDALATAELFLAQLNQIAGAKGLTLKHLV
- a CDS encoding S46 family peptidase — protein: MKKLSLLTLAVLATSAFADEGQWQPHQLADLQAEFTRVGIELPAKQVAQLDQYPLNAVVGLGYCSASFVSPQGLVVTNHHCAYGAIQNNSTAQKNLITEGFLAKNFEQELPAGPQERLYITEQVTDVTDNVIGTLSADLTGKARYDAIENNRKQLIGECESDANYRCVVRSFHHGMEYFMIKQLMIKDVRLVYAPSEAIGNYGGDIDNYEYPRHTGDFSFVRAYVNKEGKPAEYSKDNVPYQPKSWLKVSGSGVKQGDGIILAGYPGSTSRYRLTDEIVYANDVAYPLEVETYNLFIDTVERATENNPEAAVKYASRVKSTNNRLKKRLGLLDGFKVTDIAAIKAEQEAQLLAWMKADISRAEYLASYDQLKSLLLKMQGTQSQDLLYSYAQNSDLLGAASRLYRLAKESEKPNAARKIGYQERDLKMIESGLKRTQTKFDSDVDAKVWQAFLALYLTQSEQSRISAFDAALGLNPSMDEAALAALIKPYYADTALNTIDGRLAWMGKSVAEFEQSNDPFIKLAVALYQTNLKREEESDELSGLLAQARPQFMKSIIAYNREQGRPVYPDANGTLRVTYGSVDGYPAADGVYKTPFTSVRGLIAKNTNTVPFNAPANLVAAYNNKQYGDFYYQTLDATPEQGWLCSLVGCEQPKVSEFNSIPVNFLSSADTTGGNSGSPVMNGRGELVGLNFDSTYESITKDWYFNAKITRAIHVDIRYILWLMSEVDNAENLLAEMDVVK